One genomic region from Leifsonia poae encodes:
- a CDS encoding DUF6114 domain-containing protein, translating to MGATQTRRQAFAAWSRRRPFVGGLLTALAGVEMFFSGQLDIGNIHVQLGIEGLQATIIPVLLVVLGIQAIAMPTHHIFYGVIALVIAVYSLVGVNLGGFLVGMLLGAVGGILTVAWLPKNREAADSAAGSATTGEPVETSVPASLPRRRS from the coding sequence ATGGGCGCGACCCAGACACGCCGGCAGGCGTTCGCGGCCTGGAGCCGGCGACGACCGTTCGTCGGCGGACTGCTCACGGCGCTCGCGGGGGTGGAGATGTTCTTCTCCGGCCAGCTCGACATCGGCAACATCCACGTTCAGCTCGGCATCGAGGGCCTCCAGGCCACGATCATCCCGGTGCTACTGGTCGTGCTCGGAATCCAGGCGATCGCAATGCCGACGCACCACATCTTCTACGGTGTGATCGCTCTCGTCATCGCGGTCTATTCGCTCGTCGGCGTGAACCTCGGCGGGTTCCTCGTGGGGATGCTGCTGGGCGCGGTGGGCGGCATCCTCACTGTGGCCTGGCTGCCGAAGAATCGGGAAGCGGCCGACTCAGCGGCCGGCTCCGCGACGACCGGCGAACCTGTCGAGACCTCCGTTCCCGCTTCGCTCCCCCGGCGGCGATCCTGA
- a CDS encoding DUF5937 family protein, with protein sequence MSVTIDVTGVTPEHYLFAPSPLAELSAAVHLLVEPAHHPGQNGWVTSVTESVEPQLIDRLLDADFLWRTSRADMLLPAHPAATLAEELDAIDRLDDETWVSAALITSSCGTVPVHRGLGSPLTDPAARDLARDRARSRGPRQTGFVDFVLGDPPRARSLVRRLLEDCDRAFFAEAWASVVTRLTADARVKRDILATSGLERTLSAMSSAVTLSPVGSRIVVDKLLDNSTTATGDGVTFLPSAFGSPHLLVVHAPGWRPVIQYPVTGDGSPHR encoded by the coding sequence ATGAGCGTGACGATCGATGTGACCGGCGTGACCCCGGAGCACTACCTATTCGCGCCATCCCCGCTGGCCGAGCTCAGCGCAGCGGTGCACCTGCTCGTGGAGCCGGCACACCATCCCGGGCAGAACGGCTGGGTGACGTCGGTCACCGAGTCGGTCGAACCGCAACTCATCGACCGGTTGCTCGACGCCGACTTCCTCTGGCGCACCTCCCGCGCCGATATGCTCCTTCCGGCCCACCCCGCCGCGACGCTCGCCGAAGAACTGGACGCGATCGACCGGCTCGACGACGAGACCTGGGTGTCGGCCGCCCTGATCACCAGCAGTTGCGGCACCGTTCCGGTGCACCGCGGGCTCGGCTCGCCGCTGACCGACCCGGCCGCCAGAGACCTTGCCCGCGACCGCGCGCGCTCCCGCGGGCCGCGGCAGACCGGGTTCGTCGATTTCGTGCTCGGCGACCCGCCCCGGGCACGCTCACTGGTCCGCCGGCTCCTCGAGGACTGCGACCGGGCGTTCTTCGCCGAGGCCTGGGCATCCGTGGTCACCCGACTCACGGCCGATGCCCGTGTCAAACGAGACATCCTGGCGACGTCCGGCCTCGAGCGCACGCTCTCGGCAATGTCCTCCGCCGTCACGCTGAGCCCCGTCGGTTCCCGCATCGTGGTCGACAAACTCCTCGACAACAGCACGACGGCGACGGGTGACGGTGTCACATTCCTGCCGAGTGCGTTCGGCAGCCCGCACCTGCTCGTCGTGCACGCACCCGGCTGGCGGCCGGTCATCCAGTACCCGGTCACCGGTGACGGCTCCCCACACCGGTGA
- a CDS encoding ROK family transcriptional regulator: MRIGTQTGAAVERAANKVLCLRFLSSAPGPRTVGAISLGTGLSRPTVGAVLAELVAESVVEQIDPRNIGSGRPAREFEFIGAAAHVAGVDVGPHGIRVIVADLSGRQVGRFDGPVDLGGSVVSQLRGVVERVEAVCVAGGVPTERLRSVCVAVPGIIGAEGVSASLAIPDWVGHPAAARLSAELGCPVMLENDIKLAALAEHKLGAGRGVSDLVYLQIGNRVSLALVIEGAIRQGAHRLAGELGSLRGMKWAANSERGQLIWRSAPTSAELFSRAEQGDDVASSEISEFCDQIAERIAAILLTVDPTVVVIGGGMSRAGELFLGPLRAAVHRLLMIPELPPIIPSRLPLDATVLGALGTAFDAQSSSLYGIDGYPTPWDRLLEHPPPHPDA, translated from the coding sequence GTGCGAATCGGTACACAGACAGGGGCGGCGGTCGAGCGTGCCGCGAACAAAGTCCTCTGTCTGCGCTTCCTGAGCAGCGCACCGGGACCGCGAACGGTCGGCGCGATCTCGCTCGGCACCGGGCTCTCCCGCCCGACCGTCGGAGCGGTGCTCGCCGAGCTGGTCGCGGAATCCGTGGTCGAACAGATCGACCCCCGCAACATCGGCTCGGGGCGTCCGGCTCGCGAATTCGAGTTCATCGGGGCAGCAGCGCATGTGGCCGGGGTAGACGTCGGGCCGCACGGGATCCGGGTGATCGTCGCCGACCTGAGCGGACGGCAGGTCGGGCGTTTCGACGGTCCGGTCGACCTCGGCGGATCGGTCGTATCGCAACTTCGGGGAGTGGTCGAGCGCGTCGAGGCGGTCTGCGTCGCCGGAGGTGTCCCCACCGAACGTCTCCGCTCGGTCTGCGTCGCGGTTCCGGGAATCATCGGCGCCGAGGGCGTCTCCGCCAGCCTGGCCATTCCCGACTGGGTCGGTCATCCGGCCGCGGCGCGGCTGAGCGCGGAACTGGGGTGCCCGGTCATGCTCGAGAACGACATCAAACTCGCCGCGTTGGCCGAACACAAACTCGGGGCCGGCCGCGGCGTCAGCGACCTCGTCTACCTGCAGATCGGCAACCGCGTCTCGCTCGCCCTCGTCATCGAAGGCGCGATCCGACAGGGTGCGCATCGGCTCGCCGGCGAACTGGGCAGCCTGCGTGGGATGAAGTGGGCCGCCAACTCGGAACGTGGTCAGCTGATCTGGCGCTCGGCCCCCACGAGCGCCGAACTGTTCTCTCGGGCAGAGCAGGGCGACGACGTCGCGAGCTCGGAGATCTCCGAATTCTGCGACCAGATCGCCGAACGGATCGCGGCGATCCTGCTCACCGTCGACCCGACCGTCGTGGTCATCGGCGGCGGGATGTCGCGCGCGGGGGAGCTCTTCCTCGGTCCGCTCCGCGCGGCGGTCCACCGTCTGCTGATGATCCCGGAGCTGCCGCCGATCATCCCCAGCCGCCTGCCCCTCGACGCGACCGTGCTCGGGGCTCTCGGCACCGCGTTCGACGCTCAGTCGTCGTCCCTCTATGGCATCGACGGCTATCCCACACCGTGGGACCGCCTGCTCGAGCATCCACCGCCCCACCCCGACGCCTGA
- a CDS encoding sugar phosphate isomerase/epimerase family protein — MTLRDVIDQAAAAGADHLELALPDESLLNDTTRVQEIANHAAERGVELANYLVGGNLLDDPDAEIDRLRRHLDTAHALGVPLFRHDVTPWAWRESDQREYERVFDAIVPACRAVADHAETLGMVSTVENHGYFLNGSDRIRSLIARVDRPNFGLTLDLGNTLCVGEAPEKAVAELIGAASIVHVKDFHIRRNRPGGAWLETRGGHYLLGTIAGHGDLDLERLLGIVRAADYDGRMSIEFEGLEECRTANTVGLENVRRIWEGS, encoded by the coding sequence ATGACACTCAGAGATGTCATCGACCAGGCGGCCGCCGCCGGCGCCGACCATCTCGAGCTCGCCCTTCCCGATGAGTCCCTGCTCAACGACACGACACGCGTGCAGGAGATCGCGAACCACGCGGCGGAACGCGGAGTCGAACTCGCCAACTATCTCGTCGGTGGGAACCTCCTCGACGACCCGGACGCAGAAATCGACCGTCTCCGGCGACACCTGGACACGGCGCACGCACTGGGTGTGCCCCTCTTCCGCCACGACGTCACTCCGTGGGCGTGGCGCGAGAGCGACCAGCGCGAGTACGAGCGCGTGTTCGACGCCATCGTTCCGGCATGCCGGGCGGTCGCCGATCACGCGGAGACGCTCGGCATGGTCAGCACTGTCGAGAACCACGGCTACTTTCTGAACGGCAGCGACCGCATCCGGAGCCTGATCGCCCGCGTCGACCGGCCGAACTTCGGCCTCACACTCGATCTCGGCAACACGCTCTGCGTGGGCGAGGCTCCGGAGAAGGCGGTCGCCGAGTTGATCGGCGCGGCCTCCATCGTGCATGTGAAGGACTTCCACATCAGACGCAATCGTCCCGGTGGGGCGTGGCTGGAGACGCGGGGCGGGCACTACCTGCTCGGCACGATCGCCGGCCACGGCGATCTCGACCTCGAACGCCTGCTCGGCATCGTCCGGGCCGCTGACTACGACGGCCGGATGTCGATCGAGTTCGAGGGGCTCGAAGAATGCCGCACCGCGAACACGGTCGGCCTCGAGAACGTGCGTCGCATCTGGGAAGGGAGCTGA
- a CDS encoding carbohydrate ABC transporter permease has product MSASPALAHRRPATTPAVPRRRRRRVPLPLVLFLPAGVVLLLVLGYPLVWLVLLSFQDYGLQALFTGIAQWNGVENYVAIFTDASFVPVFARTVAFTVALVVATLAIGLLLAELMMQIGKGLRTALGLVLILAWALPTVASTLLWQWLFQPLYGVVNWLLTQLRVFGDLTSHSWVQDQFQAFLLIGMLVVWQAVPFVALTIYAGRSQIPAEYYEAAMLDGASAWQRYRLVTLPVLAPVLQLVAILSIIWDFNVFNQIWILTSGGPDGGTTTLGVWAFQKAFSSNAFGQGAAIAVVTTVILMILTTFYMRRLVRSGDDL; this is encoded by the coding sequence ATGAGCGCATCCCCCGCGCTGGCGCACCGCCGGCCGGCGACGACCCCTGCGGTTCCCCGCCGGCGTCGTCGCCGGGTGCCCCTCCCTTTGGTTCTCTTCCTTCCCGCCGGCGTTGTACTGCTTCTCGTGCTCGGCTACCCGCTGGTCTGGCTCGTCCTCCTGTCGTTCCAGGACTACGGGCTGCAGGCGCTGTTCACCGGGATCGCGCAGTGGAACGGCGTCGAGAACTACGTCGCGATCTTCACCGACGCGAGCTTCGTGCCGGTGTTCGCCCGCACCGTGGCGTTCACGGTGGCACTCGTCGTCGCGACGCTGGCGATCGGCCTGCTGCTGGCCGAGCTGATGATGCAGATCGGGAAAGGCCTGCGCACGGCGTTGGGCCTTGTGCTCATCTTGGCGTGGGCGCTGCCGACCGTCGCGTCGACCCTGTTGTGGCAGTGGCTGTTCCAGCCGTTGTACGGCGTGGTGAACTGGCTGCTCACTCAGCTGAGGGTCTTCGGCGATCTCACCTCGCACAGCTGGGTTCAAGACCAGTTCCAGGCCTTCCTCCTGATCGGGATGCTGGTGGTCTGGCAGGCCGTGCCGTTCGTCGCGCTGACGATCTACGCGGGCCGGTCGCAGATCCCCGCCGAATACTACGAGGCTGCCATGCTGGACGGCGCGTCGGCCTGGCAGCGGTACCGGCTCGTCACCCTCCCGGTTCTCGCACCGGTGCTGCAACTCGTCGCCATCCTGTCGATCATCTGGGATTTCAACGTCTTCAACCAGATCTGGATTCTCACCTCGGGCGGCCCCGACGGCGGCACGACCACGCTCGGCGTCTGGGCGTTCCAGAAGGCGTTCAGCAGCAACGCGTTCGGTCAGGGGGCCGCGATCGCTGTGGTGACGACGGTCATCCTGATGATCCTCACCACCTTCTACATGAGACGCCTCGTGCGATCGGGGGATGACCTGTGA
- a CDS encoding extracellular solute-binding protein: MKTKRVLAGVIAAAATLALVACSGPSTPADGKKTLTVWYMTGGLSSGTTDDITARFEKETGAKVKVEVQQWANINTKLSTALSQSNPPDLVEIGNTDAPLFTANGALADVSGDKASLTRGQNWLPGLAGPATFDGKLYAAPLYAGNRAVAYNKALWSAAGVTDAPTTYDELIAGLDKVKAANNAPDFSAFYFPGKYWYGALQFVWDAGGGLASTSGGKSTAELSSPASQKGLEQWKAFQNAYSTVASRSVSTDAPDQDSIFASGKAATILTTTAHLAIIRKANPSIEIGTFPLPSQNKPGANQPVFLGGSVMGIAAKSPNRDLALRYLKTVTSDTVQLKNMVGRDGWEPISTQLVDKAIGSATPEQKTFFEAGKRSVPTPAVPGWATIESDASIGDFFGAIASGNKSVKDAASAMDAHLNDALNATK, translated from the coding sequence ATGAAGACAAAACGTGTCCTCGCCGGCGTCATCGCCGCCGCCGCGACCCTCGCCCTCGTCGCCTGCTCAGGCCCCTCGACGCCGGCGGACGGCAAGAAGACCCTCACGGTCTGGTACATGACCGGCGGCCTCAGTTCCGGCACCACCGACGACATCACGGCTCGCTTCGAGAAGGAGACGGGAGCCAAGGTCAAAGTAGAAGTGCAGCAGTGGGCGAACATCAACACGAAACTGAGCACCGCGCTCTCCCAGAGCAATCCGCCCGACCTCGTCGAGATCGGCAACACGGATGCTCCGCTCTTCACCGCGAACGGTGCCCTCGCCGACGTGAGCGGAGACAAGGCCTCCCTCACCCGCGGGCAGAACTGGCTTCCCGGGCTTGCCGGCCCGGCCACGTTCGACGGCAAGCTCTACGCCGCGCCCCTCTACGCCGGCAACCGGGCCGTGGCCTACAACAAGGCGCTCTGGTCCGCCGCCGGCGTCACCGATGCTCCGACGACGTACGACGAGCTCATCGCCGGCCTCGACAAGGTCAAGGCGGCGAACAATGCGCCCGATTTCAGCGCCTTCTACTTCCCCGGAAAGTACTGGTACGGCGCACTTCAGTTCGTTTGGGATGCCGGCGGCGGTCTCGCCTCCACCTCGGGAGGGAAGTCCACCGCCGAGCTGTCTTCGCCGGCCTCCCAGAAAGGGTTGGAGCAGTGGAAGGCGTTCCAGAACGCCTACTCGACCGTCGCCTCCCGCTCGGTCTCGACCGATGCGCCCGACCAGGACTCGATCTTCGCGAGCGGGAAAGCGGCGACCATCCTCACCACGACGGCGCATCTGGCCATCATCCGCAAAGCGAACCCGTCGATCGAGATCGGTACGTTCCCGCTGCCCAGCCAGAACAAGCCGGGCGCGAACCAGCCGGTCTTCCTCGGCGGCTCGGTGATGGGCATCGCGGCCAAGAGCCCGAATCGCGACCTCGCCCTGCGCTACCTGAAGACCGTCACGAGCGACACCGTGCAGCTGAAGAACATGGTCGGGCGCGACGGCTGGGAGCCGATCTCGACCCAGCTCGTCGACAAAGCGATCGGGTCGGCGACCCCAGAGCAGAAGACGTTCTTCGAGGCGGGGAAGCGGAGCGTCCCCACTCCGGCCGTGCCAGGGTGGGCGACCATCGAGTCCGACGCGTCCATCGGCGACTTCTTCGGCGCCATCGCCTCGGGGAACAAATCGGTGAAGGATGCCGCCTCCGCCATGGATGCGCACCTGAACGACGCGCTGAACGCGACGAAGTGA
- a CDS encoding MarR family winged helix-turn-helix transcriptional regulator, protein MVNTASDTPTPKRDAMIDALVQTSYRTMAALTRVGAEFDLSLTQLRLLGILQDRRLRMTELADYLGLDKSTMTGLVTRAEKRGLLVRFPHPTDGRAVAIGMTPEGLRLGEKVYSRLAEALSPSVDALTRADRRRLQTLLERMLGQP, encoded by the coding sequence ATGGTGAACACCGCATCCGACACCCCAACGCCAAAGCGCGACGCGATGATCGACGCCCTGGTGCAGACCTCGTATCGCACGATGGCCGCACTGACCCGGGTGGGCGCTGAGTTCGACCTGTCCCTCACCCAGCTGCGACTTCTCGGCATCCTGCAGGACCGCCGGCTGAGGATGACCGAACTCGCCGACTACCTCGGGCTGGACAAGTCGACCATGACCGGTCTCGTCACCCGCGCCGAGAAGCGGGGGCTGCTCGTGCGCTTTCCCCATCCGACGGACGGCCGTGCGGTCGCCATCGGCATGACTCCCGAAGGCCTACGCCTCGGGGAGAAGGTTTACAGCCGCCTCGCCGAGGCACTGTCGCCGTCGGTCGATGCGCTCACGCGCGCCGACCGACGGCGACTGCAGACCCTGCTGGAACGCATGCTCGGCCAGCCCTGA
- a CDS encoding quinone oxidoreductase family protein, whose translation MYAAVVTSFDSAPRYQEFPTPEAGAGELLVDVIAAGLHPRVRSQADGSHYTSTDELPLVPGIDGVGRGADGLLRYFILPDTTLGAMAEQTLIDPRRSIVLPEGSDPVAVAAAMNPAMSSWVALRRRISFQAGQSVLVLGATGNAGRMALHVAKALGAAQIVAAGRNAARLAALPALGATATVQLDGDPDAVAENLGRAAADVDVVIDYLWGAPTAAAMVSVITGRADRGKPLSWIEVGSVAGPAAAIPSAALRAARLQIVGSGQGSVAARDFLAELPELVRAITAGAFVVDARPVPLAEVERVWADVSDAGQRTVLLPNG comes from the coding sequence ATGTACGCAGCCGTCGTCACGTCGTTCGATTCCGCGCCGCGATACCAAGAATTTCCCACCCCCGAGGCCGGCGCAGGCGAATTGCTCGTCGACGTGATCGCGGCCGGTCTGCACCCGCGCGTGCGCTCGCAAGCCGACGGCTCCCACTACACCAGCACCGACGAGCTTCCGCTTGTTCCCGGTATCGACGGGGTCGGCCGCGGGGCCGACGGCCTGCTGCGGTACTTCATCCTCCCGGACACCACCCTCGGCGCCATGGCGGAGCAGACGCTCATCGATCCGCGTCGAAGCATCGTGCTGCCGGAGGGCAGTGACCCGGTCGCCGTCGCCGCCGCGATGAACCCGGCCATGTCGTCATGGGTGGCGTTGCGTCGGCGCATCTCCTTCCAGGCAGGGCAGAGTGTGCTCGTGCTGGGCGCCACAGGAAACGCCGGACGGATGGCGCTGCACGTGGCGAAAGCGCTCGGCGCCGCGCAGATCGTGGCGGCCGGTCGAAACGCCGCCCGGCTCGCGGCGCTTCCCGCGCTCGGTGCCACGGCGACGGTGCAGCTCGACGGCGACCCGGATGCGGTGGCCGAGAACCTCGGCCGGGCGGCGGCAGACGTCGATGTGGTCATCGACTACCTCTGGGGAGCCCCCACCGCTGCGGCAATGGTGTCCGTCATCACCGGCCGGGCCGATCGCGGCAAGCCGCTCAGCTGGATCGAGGTCGGTTCAGTGGCTGGGCCGGCCGCCGCCATTCCCTCGGCCGCGCTCCGGGCCGCCCGTCTCCAGATCGTGGGCAGCGGGCAGGGTTCGGTCGCAGCGCGCGACTTTCTGGCCGAACTGCCGGAACTCGTCCGCGCAATCACCGCGGGAGCGTTCGTGGTAGACGCCCGTCCGGTGCCGCTGGCCGAGGTGGAACGGGTATGGGCCGACGTCTCGGACGCCGGACAGCGCACCGTGCTGCTCCCGAACGGCTGA
- a CDS encoding ADP-ribosylglycohydrolase family protein yields the protein MTRTEPTTVTELLARGLAAGEAASAVNADFRIYSLPPKRVNRLRILLGIADETRTTVVPRPFAHATPPAALHPGPGDGLEWFTFSALQHRAFRRSGQSEARTEAWTELAQLDPPIRSRIGTRIALTNLRNGLRPPQSGQDNPHYFDDIAMVRALAAVGEYAVDAASAVDAAVADAQITHSQDGLWCARATAVLFIALLDGAAPADAVARAVDSLPAGSWSRRVAETSLAVAAESRGALDRARRLSVEVGDWIYSYPIAAPETLGFLLAHIASASTADELLLGALAQPRNAAALPALAGAAAAVVFGTEWMPEALRWQPLVLTGLCIPNFAGRSVEDLLS from the coding sequence ATGACCCGCACCGAACCGACGACCGTGACCGAGCTGCTCGCCCGGGGCCTCGCCGCGGGGGAGGCCGCCTCCGCCGTGAACGCGGACTTCCGCATCTACTCGCTTCCGCCGAAGCGGGTCAACCGTTTGCGCATCCTGCTCGGCATCGCCGACGAGACCCGCACCACCGTGGTGCCGCGTCCGTTCGCGCATGCGACGCCGCCCGCTGCGCTGCACCCGGGGCCCGGCGACGGTCTCGAGTGGTTCACGTTCTCGGCGCTGCAGCATCGTGCGTTCCGTCGTTCCGGGCAGTCGGAGGCGCGGACCGAGGCGTGGACGGAGCTCGCGCAACTCGACCCGCCCATCCGGTCGCGGATCGGCACGCGAATCGCCCTGACCAACCTGCGGAACGGTCTGCGGCCACCGCAGTCGGGCCAAGACAATCCGCACTACTTCGACGACATCGCCATGGTCCGTGCTCTGGCCGCCGTGGGGGAGTATGCCGTCGACGCGGCATCCGCCGTCGACGCCGCGGTCGCGGATGCCCAGATCACCCACTCGCAGGACGGTCTGTGGTGCGCGCGGGCCACGGCGGTGCTCTTCATCGCGCTCCTCGACGGCGCTGCACCGGCCGATGCGGTCGCGCGTGCCGTCGACAGCCTGCCGGCCGGAAGCTGGAGTCGACGGGTCGCCGAGACCTCTCTGGCGGTCGCTGCGGAGTCGCGGGGTGCGCTCGACCGGGCACGTCGCCTCAGCGTTGAGGTCGGTGACTGGATCTACAGCTATCCGATCGCCGCGCCGGAGACACTCGGCTTCCTGCTCGCGCACATCGCCTCGGCTTCGACGGCGGACGAGCTGTTGCTCGGTGCGCTCGCGCAGCCGCGCAACGCAGCCGCTCTTCCGGCTCTGGCAGGCGCGGCGGCCGCGGTCGTCTTCGGCACGGAGTGGATGCCGGAGGCGCTCCGCTGGCAGCCACTGGTCCTCACCGGTCTGTGCATCCCGAACTTCGCCGGGCGCTCGGTCGAAGACCTGCTCAGCTGA
- a CDS encoding carbohydrate ABC transporter permease, which produces MSASDTGSRRRRRGSSTAARIIVVVFIVVWIFPIYWMLNTSFKPGGSIMNSTPAFLPIPASLDNFVTALTKPGFLVSLANSVVVVLGVVVLSIGLGFLAAAAVSRFRFRGRRAILVCMLAVQMIPSAALLIPLFLAMKSLNMLDSFVGLGLAYTASVLPFTIWTLRGFFVMIPKEVEEAAMIDGAGTVRILRSILFPLLVPGMIATSVFAFITAWNDYIVAYVMMKDQGRYTLPIWLVSFSTNSGTDYGGLIAASVLFALPVVIFFLIVQRNLVAGMAAGAVKG; this is translated from the coding sequence GTGAGCGCGTCCGACACCGGCTCCCGTCGTAGGCGGCGCGGCTCGTCGACGGCCGCCCGGATCATCGTCGTCGTGTTCATCGTCGTCTGGATCTTTCCGATCTATTGGATGCTGAACACGTCCTTCAAACCCGGCGGCTCGATCATGAACTCGACCCCGGCCTTCCTGCCGATCCCCGCCTCGCTCGACAACTTCGTCACAGCGCTGACCAAACCGGGGTTCCTGGTTTCGCTCGCCAACAGCGTCGTCGTAGTGCTCGGGGTCGTCGTGCTGTCGATCGGTCTCGGCTTCCTGGCGGCCGCGGCGGTCTCCCGATTCCGGTTCCGCGGGCGCCGGGCGATCCTGGTCTGCATGCTCGCGGTGCAGATGATCCCGAGCGCTGCACTCCTCATCCCGCTCTTCCTGGCGATGAAGAGCCTGAACATGCTCGACAGCTTCGTCGGGCTCGGGCTGGCTTACACCGCGTCGGTGCTGCCGTTCACGATCTGGACGCTGCGCGGCTTCTTCGTGATGATCCCGAAAGAGGTGGAGGAGGCGGCCATGATCGACGGTGCGGGAACCGTGCGCATCCTCCGCAGTATCCTGTTCCCGCTGCTCGTGCCCGGGATGATCGCAACCAGCGTGTTCGCGTTCATCACGGCGTGGAACGACTACATCGTCGCCTACGTGATGATGAAGGACCAGGGCCGGTACACGCTGCCCATCTGGCTCGTCTCATTCAGCACCAACTCGGGCACCGACTACGGCGGACTGATCGCAGCCTCGGTCCTGTTCGCCCTCCCGGTGGTGATCTTCTTCCTGATCGTGCAGCGCAACCTGGTGGCGGGGATGGCTGCGGGCGCGGTCAAAGGGTGA
- a CDS encoding ArsR/SmtB family transcription factor, producing MISLDDLQKRLHALDNPVRLRLARSLIRGPHTTSDLAEAWGLSAPDVSHHLSVLKAAGIVATNRRGRYVVYRLDLPTVAGLGRDLIASLLR from the coding sequence GTGATCTCGCTGGACGACCTGCAGAAGCGCCTGCACGCCCTCGACAACCCGGTGCGACTCCGGCTCGCCCGGAGCCTCATCCGCGGCCCGCACACGACGAGCGATCTGGCCGAAGCCTGGGGGCTGAGCGCGCCCGACGTCTCGCACCACCTCTCCGTGCTCAAGGCAGCGGGCATCGTCGCGACGAACCGCCGCGGCCGCTACGTGGTCTACCGCCTCGACCTGCCCACCGTCGCCGGCCTCGGCCGCGACCTGATCGCCTCCCTGCTGCGCTGA
- a CDS encoding Gfo/Idh/MocA family protein: MAAITRIGVIGLGTIATEHLKAYQRCADAEVVAVCDLDRDRAEAARTRFGVEHSCGTAAELLADPDIDAVSVCVPNDQHAPIALAALAAGKHVLVEKPMAITVADAEALVAASRESGKVLQVGYVRRFSPNALLLKRFIDAGDLGEIYLAKASLLRAAGNPGGWFSDRSVSGGGPLIDLGVHLIDLCWWLMGAPRAVTVSGSTFSRLGARHNIDRPSRYRAATANPPATTVEDYAGAHVRFANGAALFVDTSYSLHGRDETSVRLYGDRGGAELEPELTLITEQNDTVLHVHPQLESTTFDLDTAFANEVAHFVAAARGEAAPEATAEHGLELTRILAAIYESAQQGHEIPLTR, translated from the coding sequence GTGGCCGCCATCACGAGAATCGGCGTCATCGGCCTCGGCACGATCGCGACGGAGCACCTGAAGGCCTACCAGCGCTGTGCCGACGCGGAGGTCGTCGCCGTCTGCGACCTCGATCGCGACCGCGCGGAGGCGGCGCGAACGCGCTTCGGGGTCGAGCACAGCTGCGGCACGGCCGCCGAACTGCTCGCCGACCCCGACATCGATGCGGTCAGCGTCTGCGTTCCCAACGACCAGCACGCGCCGATCGCCCTCGCCGCCCTGGCCGCGGGCAAGCATGTTCTCGTCGAGAAGCCGATGGCCATCACCGTCGCCGACGCCGAGGCTCTCGTCGCCGCGAGTCGCGAGAGCGGAAAGGTGCTGCAGGTCGGATATGTGCGCCGTTTCTCGCCAAACGCACTCCTGCTCAAACGGTTCATCGACGCGGGCGACCTTGGCGAGATCTACCTGGCGAAGGCGAGCCTCCTGCGCGCTGCCGGCAACCCCGGAGGATGGTTCTCCGACAGGTCGGTCTCGGGAGGCGGTCCGCTCATCGATCTCGGCGTGCACCTGATCGACCTCTGCTGGTGGCTGATGGGCGCGCCACGCGCAGTGACGGTCAGCGGGTCGACGTTCTCGAGGCTGGGCGCCCGGCACAACATCGATCGTCCATCGCGCTACCGGGCCGCCACGGCGAATCCGCCGGCCACCACCGTCGAAGACTATGCCGGCGCCCACGTGCGGTTCGCGAACGGCGCCGCGCTGTTCGTCGACACCTCGTACTCGCTTCACGGGCGTGACGAGACCTCGGTCCGCCTCTACGGCGACCGCGGGGGCGCCGAGCTCGAACCCGAGCTGACCCTCATCACTGAGCAGAACGACACCGTTCTGCACGTGCACCCGCAACTCGAATCGACGACGTTCGACCTCGACACCGCGTTCGCGAACGAGGTCGCGCACTTCGTCGCTGCCGCCCGAGGCGAGGCCGCACCGGAGGCGACGGCCGAACACGGCCTGGAGCTCACGCGCATCCTCGCCGCCATCTACGAATCAGCCCAACAGGGGCACGAGATCCCCCTCACCCGGTAG